From Arachis stenosperma cultivar V10309 chromosome 2, arast.V10309.gnm1.PFL2, whole genome shotgun sequence, one genomic window encodes:
- the LOC130960522 gene encoding uncharacterized protein LOC130960522 has product MRGLVLLPLPLPLPLPLPFPWNSTSSFTLHQPRTPFNLSIHASSSPTPSPSSPSPTQELLTARERRRLRNSRRENNVYNWKEEVEESFIKKKKKEKKSWTEQLNLDNLADLGPQWWVLRVSRVKAHYTAELLARSLARNFPDKEFKVYIPSVNEKKRLKNGSLSEKPKPLFPGCIFLRCVLNKELHDYIREVDGIGGFLGSRVGSIKRQINRPRPVADEDIKTVFRQAKEEQEKADQAFEEQERGAVQNSGIPNTELEPDEVSDASVESKPKRRSRKTSDQLSVPDSKLFVPGSTVRVVSGTFSGFTGTLKKLNRKTQMATVHFTLFGKENIADIDVSEIVPETN; this is encoded by the exons ATGAGAGGTCTCgtccttcttcctcttcctcttcctcttcctcttccccTTCCATTTCCGTGGAACTCAACCTCCTCCTTCACCCTCCACCAACCCAGAACCCCCTTCAACCTCTCAATCCACGCTTCTTCATCACCcactccttctccttcttctccttctcccaCGCAAGAGCTCCTCACAGCCAGAGAGAGAAGGCGCCTGAGGAACTCGCGAAGGGAGAACAACGTCTACAACTGGAAGGAAGAGGTGGAAGAGAGCTtcatcaagaagaagaagaaggagaagaagtcATGGACCGAGCAGCTTAACCTCGATAACCTCGCTGATTTAGGTCCCCAGTGGTGGGTCCTTCGAGTTTCTCGCGTTAAGGCTCACTACACTGCCGAACTTCTAGCTCGCTCCCTCGCTAGAAACTTCCCTGACAAGGAATTCAAg GTATACATTCCATCTGTCAATGAGAAAAAGAGGTTGAAAAATGGTTCCCTGTCTGAAAAACCAAAACCCCTGTTCCCAGGATGCATTTTTTTGCGATGTGTACTGAACAAGGAGCTGCATGACTATATAAGAGAGGTTGATGGCATTGGAGGTTTCCTTGGTTCCAGGGTTGGAAGCAT AAAGAGACAGATTAACAGACCAAGGCCGGTTGCTGATGAAGATATCAAAACAGTCTTCAGGCAGGcaaaagaagaacaagaaaaagctGATCAAGCATTTGAGGAACAAGAGCGTGGTGCAGTTCAAAACTCTGGGATTCCCAATACGGAGTTAGAACCTGATGAAGTTTCTGATGCTTCTGTTGAGTCTAAGCCTAAAAGACGATCCAGAAAAACTTCTGACCAGCTCAGTGTTCCAGATAGCAAGCTCTTTGTTCCAGGTTCTACTGTTAGGGTTGTATCTGGAACATTTTCAGGTTTTACCGGCACTCTCAAGAAGCTGAATCGCAAAACCCAAATG GCCACTGTACATTTTACACTATTTGGGAAGGAGAACATAGCAGATATAGATGTCAGTGAAATTGTTCCAGAGACTAATTGA
- the LOC130963700 gene encoding uncharacterized protein LOC130963700, which produces MGKQASSKPRRPDSLRKGKVTPIQIAFIVDRYLCDNNYSETRTAFRNETSSLLTNSPIHEAPKSLLSLGEMLDEYVCLKEQKVMVEQERVLVEQEKNRVQMLLNGIQNVMNAFNATTSSRSIVAPSNRTPPPGVSTTMQNASNVHSLPQPINTNTESANFSMPVLNLSDRKRKDTIAVDESSAAKKSRGKLSNRRIPFQVPGQNTLPQSDTSAITNQVASQPSTHHPSTRNSVLSESQVQGSTVSKCLFNQPSASVPTTTSPAPKTPSITTSSHGNTHISPPDIPPTLNCNEEAAPSCYAVISTKRIMVSPTKQMAYIKSSQCISPVKRGTSDKASNKRDHVRSRLDFGASGSELPICSTSDSTKDVDLFDIDIDALGTDFSFTEMLNDFEGIDFSCNPASMSYKDNASGSPPECKGNQVISERSTVGEVSGEEMNVPGSDNCLNTMISVTKCIKISTPVKSRQGSLDQ; this is translated from the exons ATGGGAAAGCAAGCCAGTTCCAAGCCAAGAAGGCCAGACTCGTTGCGGAAGGGGAAGGTCACTCCGATCCAAATCGCCTTCATCGTCGACCGCTATCTCTGCGACAACAACTACTCCGAAACGCGAACCGCCTTCCGAAACGAAACCTCCTCCCTCCTCACCAATTCCCCTATTCACGAG GCACCGAAGAGTTTGTTGAGTTTGGGAGAGATGCTGGATGAGTATGTATGCCTGAAGGAGCAGAAGGTGATGGTGGAACAGGAGAGGGTGCTtgtcgagcaagagaagaatcGTGTTCAGATGCTGTTGAACGGTATACAGAATGTTATGAACGCTTTCAATGCTACTACTAGTAGCCGGAGCATTGTTGCACCTAGTAACAGAACTCCTCCTCCAG GCGTGTCTACTACTATGCAAAATGCATCAAATGTACATTCACTTCCTCAGCCTATCAACACCAATACAGAGTCTGCAAACTTCTCAATGCCAGTGTTGAATCTATCTGATAGGAAGAGGAAAGATACAATAGCCGTGGACGAGTCTTCTGCCGCAAAGAAATCTCGTGGAAAATTATCCAACAGGAGAATTCCTTTCCAAG TGCCAGGTCAAAACACACTTCCACAATCAGATACTTCTGCTATCACTAACCAAGTAGCTTCTCAGCCTTCTACACACCATCCATCAACTAGGAACAGCGTGCTGAGCGAATCGCAAGTTCAAGGATCCACCGTCTCCAAATGCTTGTTTAATCAGCCTTCAGCTTCTGTTCCCACAACCACTTCACCAGCTCCAAAGACACCTAGCATAACAACTTCCTCTCACGGTAATACACATATATCCCCTCCTGATATTCCCCCGACTTTGAATTGCAATGAGGAGGCTGCACCCTCATGTTATGCTGTAATATCAACCAAGAGAATTATGGTTAGCCCTACAAAACAAATGGCTTATATAAAGAGTAGTCAATGCATTTCTCCTGTGAAGAGAGGTACTTCAGACAAGGCAAGTAACAAGAGGGATCATGTAAGAAGCAGGTTGGACTTCGGTGCCTCTGGTTCGGAACTGCCTATATGTTCTACATCCGATTCGACGAAGGATGTTGACTTGTTTGACATTGACATAGATGCCTTGGGAacggatttttcattcactgaAATGTTAAATGATTTTGAAGGCATTGATTTTTCTTGCAATCCAGCATCAATGAGTTATAAGGATAATGCTTCAGG GTCACCTCCAGAATGCAAGGGTAATCAAGTGATATCTGAAAGATCAACAGTGGGAGAAGTATCTGGGGAAGAAATGAATGTACCGg GCTCTGACAATTGTTTGAATACAATGATATCTGTCACAAAATGCATAAAGATTTCAACCCCCG TAAAAAGTCGCCAGGGCTCTTTAGATCAGTAG
- the LOC130960803 gene encoding plant-specific TFIIB-related protein PTF2, whose product MSSSRACAECNKTSFSRDDITGQLACSTCGAIQPFDQFDAQIGGITGIQGTFIRLGTTGSGSVYTYKERKHFAANSLIDELTSRLGLGSKSNEIRSMISDITEGEFGQGNWFSVLIGSCAYVVMRKDDRPLPMAEVASAVGCDVYELGRMILRVVDFLDLRSDFPEFDIVHSLERTLKNSHCFEDVDGSKLDTMKKQGVFLIQCAVKWFLSTGRRPLPLVVAVLVFVAELNQVEVRIEELATEVHAAVSTCRARYKELLETLVKAAQVLPWGKDVTTKNIVKNAPFLIQYMEKKSMARPGEKRKSLDELGLNMEDVIKECLRQNNAYTESRTGGTSSQNDSQYFSTQSDVERPGIEDVDRMEISPECLSMMYREFLNENPSAYNSRSGENAHKRSTFKFDIRDCWEWWEGKSELSKKLLLKQLLEKDVGVDTMPPSFVAGQVKCRMRRERINAAKLRIEKIMHPLDANGTVNGMVDPEKKSKKRRGMVVDDVDWEDLIIETLIIHGVKEEEIEKGHYNTLLDLHVFNSGTV is encoded by the coding sequence ATGTCGAGCTCTCGCGCCTGTGCGGAGTGTAACAAAACCTCGTTTTCCCGTGACGATATAACTGGCCAGCTGGCATGTTCTACTTGCGGTGCCATCCAACCGTTCGATCAATTCGACGCCCAAATCGGCGGAATCACCGGCATTCAGGGCACCTTCATCAGACTTGGAACCACCGGTTCAGGTAGTGTCTACACTTACAAAGAAAGGAAACACTTTGCTGCCAATAGTTTAATTGACGAGTTAACTTCTAGGTTAGGCTTAGGTTCCAAGAGCAATGAGATTCGATCCATGATTTCTGATATCACTGAGGGTGAGTTTGGGCAAGGCAATTGGTTTTCCGTTTTGATTGGCTCCTGTGCTTATGTTGTTATGCGAAAGGATGATCGACCTTTGCCCATGGCGGAAGTTGCCTCTGCTGTTGGGTGTGATGTCTATGAGCTTGGCAGGATGATTCTTCGTGTTGTTGATTTTTTGGATTTGAGGTCTGATTTTCCTGAGTTTGATATAGTGCATTCGTTGGAAAGGACTCTCAAGAATTCACATTGTTTTGAAGATGTTGATGGCAGTAAGCTGGACACGATGAAGAAGCAGGGTGTGTTCTTGATACAGTGTGCCGTGAAGTGGTTCTTGAGTACGGGGCGCAGGCCGCTTCCTTTGGTGGTTGCGGTTTTGGTTTTCGTGGCAGAGTTGAATCAAGTTGAGGTGAGGATTGAGGAATTAGCTACGGAGGTTCATGCTGCGGTTTCCACTTGTCGAGCTAGGTACAAGGAGCTCCTCGAGACACTGGTGAAGGCTGCGCAAGTGTTGCCATGGGGAAAGGATGTTACTACCAAGAACATAGTTAAGAATGCGCCATTTTTGATTCAATACATGGAGAAGAAGTCCATGGCAAGACCAGGGGAAAAGAGGAAGAGTCTTGATGAGCTTGGTTTGAATATGGAGGATGTGATTAAGGAGTGTTTGAGACAAAATAATGCGTACACTGAATCCAGGACTGGTGGCACAAGCTCCCAAAACGATTCTCAGTATTTTTCAACGCAAAGTGATGTTGAGAGACCTGGTATTGAGGATGTGGATAGGATGGAGATTTCACCTGAATGTTTGTCCATGATGTATAGGGAATTTCTGAATGAGAATCCTTCTGCTTATAATTCAAGAAGTGGTGAAAATGCTCATAAAAGGAGTACGTTCAAATTTGATATTCGGGATTGCTGGGAGTGGTGGGAGGGAAAATCAGAGCTGAGCAAAAAGCTTCTACTCAAACAATTACTAGAGAAGGATGTTGGAGTGGATACAATGCCACCATCTTTTGTTGCTGGGCAGGTGAAATGTCGAATGAGGCGGGAAAGGATCAATGCTGCTAAATTGCGGATAGAAAAAATTATGCACCCCTTAGATGCCAATGGTACTGTTAATGGCATGGTTGATCCTGAGAAAAAAAgcaagaagagaagaggaatgGTAGTTGATGATGTTGATTGGGAAGACTTAATCATTGAGACCCTTATTATTCATGGAGTAAAGGAGGAGGAAATTGAGAAGGGCCATTACAATACTTTACTGGATCTCCATGTGTTTAACTCCGGCACTGTATGA